The genomic DNA TTGATACCGAGCAGAACACCCACCTGGGGCACGTGCGCCTGACCGTGCATCCGCAGCGCCGCCGCGCCGGGCTGGGCCGCGCCCTGTGGACGCAGGTGGAGACCGCCGCCCGCGCCCAGGGCCTCACGACCGTCACCTTCGGCACCGGCAGCCGCAACCCCGCCGCCGAGGCCTTCGCCCGGAACCTGGAAGCCACGCCCGCCCTCCCCATGCGCCAGAGCCGCGCGACCCTCGCGGACCTCGACCCCGACCTGCTGACCCGCTGGCAGACCCGGCCCCGCAGCGACCCGTACCGCCTGCACATCTGGACGACCATCCCGGACGCGTACCTGACCCGCATGGCCGACATGATGATGGTCATGAACACCGCCCCCAGAGGCGACCTCGACCAGGACGACTGGACCATCACGCCCGACATGATCCGCGCCTGGGACGCCATGATCCAGGAGGCCGGCGACGTCCGCTTCCTGATGGCCACCGAGGACACCCGCAGCAGCCAGATCGACGGGTACAGCGAGGTCTTCTGGCACCCGGACCGCGCCGCGCTGGTGTACCAGGGCGCGACCGCCGTGCGCCCCGAGGCACGCGGCCAGGGCCTGGGCAAGTGGCTGAAAGCCGCCATGCTGGAGCACGTGCAGGCGCACTGCCCCGGCGCGCGGGCCGTGCAGACCCACAACGCCAACGAGAACGCCCCCATGCTCGGCATCAACGTGGCACTGGGGTTCACGCCGTACAGCACCTTCACCGAATGGCAACTGAAACTCGGGTAACGCGGATTGCGGATTGAGTTTGATGTCGTCTGGTTGCGACTGGCCGCGGGCCTCCCCACCCCCCAGCCCCCTCCGCAAGCGGCTCATACGAGTACCCCAGGGGGGCAGGGGGAGCAGTCGCTGCGCTCGGCAAGAGATTTGACTGATGGTGGCAGGGTTGTGCTGGGCGCTGACGTGTCCGGCCTCGACGCCATCCTGCCGCCCCCGCGCAGGGCCCGCGCGCTGCGCGCACGACGGCCGGAGGTGGCTTGCGGTGGCTGGCAGGGCAACCTGATGACAACTGCTGATCGACTTTGAAAAGACCGCTTCTGCGATGGCCAGAAAAGTAGAACCTTCCCGCACGCACCCAGTTGTGTGGCCACGCAATCGTCGTGGCAACCGAGCCCGTCGTGCGCGCAGCGCGCGGGGCGAACGGCGCGAATGTGGGAGATGGCATGTGAGGCGTGGCCTTCCCCGCAAACAACCCGCCACGCAACCATGCGAAATACCTGCCCAGTGCAACGTTGCTCCCCCTGCCCCCCTGGGGTACTCGTATGAGCCGCTTGCGGAGGGGGCTGGGGGGTGGGGAAGCCCGCCGCCAGGCGCCCCCAATCCAACCGTCGGTCCGTCAGACGAACCATCTGCCTCCCTC from Deinococcus depolymerans includes the following:
- a CDS encoding GNAT family N-acetyltransferase, with the protein product MTPTPTTAQTTEQPSPAPPVAPPAAQPFDAATATPAQRLAVGDLLAASFALAYPEDPPLSPAQEAQGLSHQLPTERSVAFAVWDGPAAIGYARLGFDTEQNTHLGHVRLTVHPQRRRAGLGRALWTQVETAARAQGLTTVTFGTGSRNPAAEAFARNLEATPALPMRQSRATLADLDPDLLTRWQTRPRSDPYRLHIWTTIPDAYLTRMADMMMVMNTAPRGDLDQDDWTITPDMIRAWDAMIQEAGDVRFLMATEDTRSSQIDGYSEVFWHPDRAALVYQGATAVRPEARGQGLGKWLKAAMLEHVQAHCPGARAVQTHNANENAPMLGINVALGFTPYSTFTEWQLKLG